A single genomic interval of Camelina sativa cultivar DH55 chromosome 11, Cs, whole genome shotgun sequence harbors:
- the LOC104724140 gene encoding serine/threonine-protein kinase CDL1-like, with amino-acid sequence MGFYEGASVHPKTPETTSSVNIPILTSSSSSSDLDGDNNDKKGIKTRLKNMIFDLGLACFLPPVTGSTSTENSGSNNKNGGGGGGGGENNKAWLLAETAPENMNPDPHSVHSSFRFSLCSQIELEKLKGEAPSLSASSSCRNLSVSGGSTTVLMVNLENGVTETTGNATDDLRWTRARSLEKSISPVANTLVRFSYGEIVAATRNFSKGRVLGRGACSYVFRGKIGIWGTALAIKRLDKEDKESPKSFCRELMIASSLHSSNIVPLLGFCIDPEEGLFLVYKYVSGGSLEHYLHDKKKMKGIKAAFSLPWSARYKVALGIADAIAYLHNGTEQCVVHRDIKPSNILLSSKKIPKLCDFGLATWTAAPSVPFLCKTVKGTFGYLAPEYFQHGKISDKTDVYAFGVVLLELITGRKPIEARRTSGQENLVVWAKPLLQRGIESIEELLDPRLKCTRKNSVEMERMIRAAAACVINEESRRPGMEEIVSILKGEEGLEPKTHSSGKNTNIAGMIDTYTQLQQTKSEMKCHLDLAMLGVTELEDDDHVYGR; translated from the exons atgGGTTTTTATGAGGGAGCCTCAGTTCATCCGAAAACCCCAGAAACTACAAGCTCAGTGAACATACCaattctcacttcttcttcatcatcatcagatcttGATGGAGACAACAATGACAAGAAAGGAATCAAAACCCGTTTGAAAAATATGATCTTTGATCTGGGTTTAGCTTGTTTCCTTCCTCCTGTAACTGGATCAACCTCAACCGAAAACTCCggcagcaacaacaaaaatggaggcggaggaggaggaggaggagagaacaACAAGGCTTGGCTTTTAGCGGAAACAGCCCCGGAGAATATGAATCCTGATCCACACTCAGTTCACTCGTCGTTTAGGTTCAGTCTTTGTTCACAGATTGAGCTAGAGAAGCTGAAAGGTGAAGCGCCGTCTCTGTCTGCTTCGTCTTCTTGTCGGAATCTGTCTGTTTCCGGTGGTTCCACGACGGTTCTGATGGTGAATTTGGAGAATGGTGTTACGGAGACTACTGGTAATGCTACTGATGATTTGAGGTGGACGAGAGCTAGGTCGCTTGAGAAGAGTATCTCTCCGGTCGCTAATACTTTGGTTCGGTTTAGCTACGGTGAAATCGTTGCAGCTACTCGTAATTTCtctaaag GGAGAGTGTTGGGAAGAGGAGCTTGTAGCTATGTGTTTAGAGGCAAAATCGGAATTTGGGGAACGGCTTTAGCAATCAAGAGACTTGATAAGGAAGACAAAGAGTCTCCTAAATCTTTTTGCAGAGAGTTGATGATTGCAAGTTCTCTTCATAGCTCCAACATTGTGCCTCTTCTTGGATTCTGTATAGATCCTGAAGAAGGTCTATTCTTGGTTTACAAGTATGTCTCTGGTGGTAGCCTCGAACACTATTTACACG ataagaaaaagatgaaagGGATTAAAGCCGCTTTTAGTTTACCTTGGTCAGCAAGGTACAAGGTCGCGTTAGGTATCGCTGATGCCATTGCTTATTTGCATAATGGAACAGAGCAATGTGTTGTTCACAGAGATATCAAACCTTCCAATATTCTTCTTTCCTCAAAGAAGATACCAAAG ttGTGTGATTTCGGGTTAGCTACTTGGACAGCTGCACCTTCTGTTCCTTTTCTCTGCAAAACCGTGAAAGGCACATTCGG CTATCTGGCTCCTGAGTATTTCCAGCATGGTAAGATATCTGACAAGACCGATGTTTACGCCTTTGGGGTTGTGTTGCTTGAGCTTATAACTGGTCGGAAACCAATCGAAGCCAGAAGAACATCTGGTCAAGAAAACTTGGTTGTTTGG GCAAAACCGTTGTTGCAAAGAGGGATAGAATCCATAGAGGAGCTGCTTGATCCAAGACTAAAATGTACAAGAAAAAACTCGGTTGAGATGGAGCGGATGATCCGTGCTGCAGCGGCTTGTGTGATCAATGAAGAGTCCCGAAGACCTGGTATGGAAGAGATTGTCTCAATCTTGAAAGGTGAAGAAGGATTAGAACCAAAAACACATTCAAGCgggaaaaatacaaatattgcGGGTATGATTGACACTTATACACAGCTGCAACAGACCAAATCCGAGATGAAATGTCATCTTGATCTTGCGATGCTCGGAGTAACAGagcttgaagatgatgatcatgtgtACGGCCGATGA